The DNA sequence GCAAAGCTTCGTGATGCATTTCGACGGACTTAACTTCAGTGGTTAAAGCCGTAGGAGCGAATGTGACGATCATACCTGGTTTCAATACACCAGTTTCGACACGTCCGACTGGTACTGTTCCAATACCACCAATTTTGTATACGTcctacaattaaatttaacgcaGTATTATTATACGTTCCATAAAAGATTATTAATCATATAAAGAGTTTATTTTAGTCAGACATCTCTGGCCatcaacgaattaaaaaattctccgGTGGAAACCGCGAATGAGTTAAAATTGTTCTCatcataaaatacaattaaaaacttaataCCATTGTATTAATTCGGTAACTTACTTgaagaggaagacgaagaGCCTTGTCCGTAGGTCTCGTAGGAGGAAGAATGGCATCGAGAGCTTCGATAAGGCATTTTCCTTCTGCTTTACCCTCTTTACGTTCAACGTTCCATCCCTTGAACCAGGGCATTTTGGAAGAAGCTTCCAACATGTTGTCTCCATGCCAACCAGAAATTGGCACAAATGCAACAGCAGCCGGGTTATAACCAATCTTCTTAATATAAGACGATACTTCTTTCTTGATTTCTTCAAATCGGGCTTCGGAGTATGGCGGTTCGGTGGAGTCCATCTTGTTGACACCAACGATCAGTTGCTTTACTCCAAGAGTAAAAGCAAGCAGAGCATGTTCACGAGTTTgtccatttttcgaaatacCAGCTTCAAATTCACCAGTACCAGCAGCCACAATCAATACAGCACAATCGGCTTGAGAGGTACCGGTAATCATGTTTTTGATGAAATCTCTGTGTCCAGGAGCATCAATAATAGTAACATAGTATTTAGCAGTTTCAAATTTCCACAAAGCGATATCAATAGTGATACCACGTTCACGTTCGGCTTTCAGCTTGTCCAATACCCATGCGTATTTGAAGGAACCTTTGCCCAtctagaattaataataaattgaatcattccattttttaattgtcataaaattaaaattctatgttTTAgacgtttcaaaatatttaaatataaattatacatgaaTATCACTGGACtaaagcaaaagaaatatcaGTGACATGAAactcaatattttatactgaattttaataagcaatacaaatttaaacaatgGTCTTTACTTTACGTGCTATATGTATTCGATGCTTACCTCCTGGGCTTCCTTCTCGAATTTCTCGATGGTACGTTTGTCGATACCACCGCATTTGTAAATCAAATGTCCAGTGGTGGTGGACTTGCCAGAGTCGACGTGTCCAATGACgacaatattaatatgaaCCTTCTCTTTACCCATGGTGAATTTATGGCGAGACTACTGGTGAATtctgaaaacaaagaaacataattaaaGATTTACATTTTCGTAGATTAACTGTATGGGTCTAAAACAGTCGGAAGCCggtaagaaattattaattattaacgaatatCTCTTTAAGCTAAACAGGTTATGTGTAGAGACCACATGCTTCAAAAAgtcaatatttcaaattcactttcgaaatataatagaatattcatacaattttccgtaagacatattttcaataaaattatatattgcaCAAGTTAATAAGTTTTAATCACAAATAAAGTAGTTGTCTTTATTCTAACATCCACGTGGCGATATCTGAATATTCGAGAACGGAACTGGCAGCCATTTTGTAGATGGCAAGATCATTGCAACGTTGCCGTAATTTCCTTGACGCTTGGCATCGCACGATGCCACGTTCTAAATCATTGTAATACTTTCCAAGAAAAAGgactgtaattatttttttaaatattcgaagctatcaatttgaaatttacaggGGAAGTGATACACGTGATGTTTGTCGAACAACCGCATACTATTCCTATGTTCACAAAGTACATCcaagaaaatgattaaattacttattatagTTACCATTTAAGTTTGTTAAGTTGCAAagaacgaataattttattaaatagaaatgtattgATTGCgagtactataaaaatataattaacgttATGCAACAGATTGTTCAATTTTGAAGTACGTATCGTGCGTACGTAAAAGTAAATATCACTCGTTATCACTTGTTATCACTTTAGTACAAGAATACTTGTTTCTGCGATAAGAAAAAAGGATTAACATAACAATTTGCTACACTGAAAATCGGTAAACGAACTCCATTGTCGGCAACAAGTCGTCCCACAAGGTCGTCGTTGCACCCGATTTCCAGCAGATTTATATCGTACGCCTGGATACGAAAGTTacgtagaattaaatattaattacagttcctttttcgatgaatcgttaaaattctttttgtcgTTGTTCCCGTTCGACCGTCGAGCAcacaattaaaagttttacacTAAGAATATCTCCAATGATGCACGAACTCGTGACCGAATCTTGCAACTCTGACAAGCGACCGCCATACTGCATCCGGTTATTTGcctttacttaattttttaagtttaaaaatCAAGTCCAACTCCTCGTTTGTTTCACCGCGTGGATATTTCTTTGTACGGGCAACAATTAATCACGCGGTTCAACGTTTTACGAGAATACGTCGAACGATTTTTACGATGAACAGCATGTGCTCCGCGTTTCGAACAGCCGGCTAATACAGCAATCGACCATGCGCTTCTTTTCCATCGTTGTGATTCACCGAGGAAAACAATAATTCCGCAAAACTGTTGTCACAACACAATTCGTCGATAATTCGTTCGTTGTTCTATTCTGTACCTGACGTTCGATGCTACCTCCTCGGTAAGAAAATCAACGGATTACAGTCCTGTGCTAAAACCACGAACAACCACTCACCTCCAGATGCCACGACAGAAAGAGATCGTCCAAGTGAAGTGACATGCGCATACGGCTTCCGACCATAGTCTCGAATCCAGCGCCTCCACCATATCGATCACTCGTCAAGTAACGAACCATTTGtttgcatattatttattatctttcctctgttattaatattctcaTAAATTAACTGAAACGTTGCATTATTAGTTTAATAATGACATTCGTAAATCGTTGATTTCGACGAGTACTGAAATTAAAGTCTTTAGAGAACGGTGCGCTGCATTCGAGGTTACGGTTACGCAGCAACATCAGGCGCGTCGAGcccatacatatatatacctatatatacatatatacaggtATGTACATGCGTTCATACATATA is a window from the Hylaeus volcanicus isolate JK05 chromosome 7, UHH_iyHylVolc1.0_haploid, whole genome shotgun sequence genome containing:
- the LOC128879218 gene encoding elongation factor 1-alpha: MGKEKVHINIVVIGHVDSGKSTTTGHLIYKCGGIDKRTIEKFEKEAQEMGKGSFKYAWVLDKLKAERERGITIDIALWKFETAKYYVTIIDAPGHRDFIKNMITGTSQADCAVLIVAAGTGEFEAGISKNGQTREHALLAFTLGVKQLIVGVNKMDSTEPPYSEARFEEIKKEVSSYIKKIGYNPAAVAFVPISGWHGDNMLEASSKMPWFKGWNVERKEGKAEGKCLIEALDAILPPTRPTDKALRLPLQDVYKIGGIGTVPVGRVETGVLKPGMIVTFAPTALTTEVKSVEMHHEALQEAVPGDNVGFNVKNVSVKDLRRGYVAGDSKNNPPKGAADFTAQVIVLNHPGQISNGYTPVLDCHTAHIACKFAEIKEKCDRRTGKTTEENPKAIKSGDAAIVVLVPSKPMCVEAFQEFPPLGRFAVRDMRQTVAVGVIKGVNFKDATGKVTKAAERAQKRK